TTGCAAGCCTCTTGAAGCCCATGTGTTTTAATCTTGTGTGATGAAATTCCATGAGCTACCCAAGCAACAATACAAGTCACCGCTCCACTGTCAGGACTTTAACATTGTTACAATAGTAAATGTTGTCTCTGTACGTTGCCAAAATAGCTTCAGAACTGGTAATTAGTATAACCTTTTGTTAATGTTCTCCTATGTTGATCGCTTCTGCTTTGCATCATTACGATTTCAGGAATGTGGTTGGGATTaaaatttctgtctttcagcagCACCACCTACCGACCTTCCTCTACCACCCTTGAAGCCCCGAAAGGTTTGGATTGTATACTCTGCCGACCACCTGCTCTATGTGGATGTGGTGTTGAagtttgctgagtttctgaTGACTGTCTGTGGCACTGCTGTAGCCTTAGATCTGCTAGAAGATCATCAGATCTCAGAGTTTGGGCCGTTACCCTGGCTCACTcgacagaaaaaggaaatggaagaactgTCTTCAAAGATCATAATCTTATGCTCACGAGGCACCCAGGCCAAATGGCAAGCCATGCTTGGGAGCGCGCCTGTGTGTCTCAAGCAAGATCAGCAAAAGCCAACTGGAGACCTGTTCACCCCAGCCCTGAATTTGATCCTGCCAGATTTCAAGAAGCCAGCCTGTTTTGGAATGTATATAGTCTGCTATTTCAATGGGATAAGTAGTGAGAAAGATATTCCTGATCTGTTCAATGTCACGTCCAGGTATCAACTGATGGACAAGTTTGAGGATATTTATTTTCGGATTCAGGACTTGGAGAAGTTTGAGCCTGGGCGCATCCATCGAATCCAGgaaatcacagctgaaaactACATTGATACCCCTAGTGGGAGGAAGTTGAAAGAGGCAATTCAGAAGTTCAGAAACTGGCAGACAGAGCACCCAAACTGGTTTGAGGCTGAAAGCATCAACCTGGATAATGATGAAGAGTTGCAGTCCCTAAACAGAGAGAGCCAGGTGGATTCGTTGCTAAGTGAACCAGGCGGAATTGTGAAACAGCAGCTGCACCTACGAGAACCTGACCCTAACTGCTGTTATGTCGTCAATCTCCACATTTGTGAAGGTGAGAACAGAGGGTGTAAACTACAGCCTCAGCTTAATCTCTGTGGAGATACAGCTTCTCAGACTCTGATCAATCCTATGGATGAGGCTGCTCCAGTTCAGATAGTAGAGCCAGTCTCTCCCATGGAAGACAAAAATATACTTGGCCATCATGTGCTGAGTAACGAGGACTGCATGGAAGGAGTTCCTCTTCTGGAGACAAGTTTTCCAATGAGGAATAACATCATCCTCCATGATGACTATGATGTTTCAGCAATAGATGACCAAAGTCCTGCAAACCTCTCAGGTGAACTGAGGCATCATTTGAATGGACTTATGTACTCTCTTTATCAGCAGAGTGTCATTCCTTCAGATCCATGTTTCTGCCAAGAGGAGGCTGACAAGCAGCACCAGTTGATCTTTGAAGAGCAGTGCAAAGACCAAAGACAGTCAGTACAGTCAGACCAGGGTTACATCTCTAGGTGTTCCCCTTTGCCTCCTGATGACCctgtggaagaggaggaggaggatcaGGAGAATCAGGTGGTTTGTCATGAACTCTCTCCAGAGGTCTTGAACAGCCTAAagagcctccagcagcagctttttttccagGACATTCAACAGAGCTCTGAGTCAGGGTATCCAGCAGAGCTGATGAACATGAGCCCATCTTCAGAGGACTGTTAGGCTCTATCTGGGACCTGCTCCATCTGAAATACACGGGTGGAAGCTGGTACTGCATCCAGCACTGAAACTGTTTCCAACACCATCTTTCTCCTTGTATTACATGTGACTAATTGGTGGGATCTTCCTGtctgctgcagggaggtggaGTTGCCCAGCAGTTGATTAACATCTCTGCTTCTGATCTCTGTATGGAGAGAAGCAACAAATACTAGTCATCAGTGTGACAGAACAAGCAGTAGTTCTGCTCCTGGGGGACATGTATTGAGtcttcactgcagaaaaattaCCTTGGTTCACCCACCTGTGCCTTCAAAACTCCCTCCAACTGTAATGGTTTTATTGCACTAGATAGAAGCAAGACCAAGAATCAGACTGTAGAATTAGATAGCATGGCAAACTTTGCATTGCCACTTTGGGgggttttttaatatatatatatattttttatagtGTGTTAAAGATGTGTGCCTTAAACTTCAGCTAGGTTAGGACTGCCTGTACATAATCACATAATAGTTTAGGTTGGGCTAGATAAACTGCAGAGGTCCAACACGTCTGCTCAAGTAAGGCAACCTACAACAGATTGTCCAGACCCATGCTCATGTTGGTTTTGATTATGTCCAAGCAGAGAGActgcacaacctctctgggcaaaccCCGTACATTATCAGCTGCACAGAAAATAAGTGCTTCCTGGTGTTCAGAAggaaatttctgtttctatttgtgTCTTTTGCCTCATGACCTGTCACTGGACACCAATGAAAGGAGCCTGTCTTTGTCCTCTTTTGTACTCTCCCTTTATGTACATAATATCTACAAGAGGGAATGtcctcaggttgtgccagaggagattcagattggatattagggaaagttcttctcagaaagagtggtgagggtttggaacaggctgccttgggaagtggtggggtcaccacccctggaggctgtcaagaaatgtgtagatgttgTACCAAGGAACAGGGTTTAGTGGGCAGTGTTGGTGGCAGGTGGATGCTTGGAGTAGGTGAccttagaggccttttccaaccttaacaattctgtcattctatgtAGATAAGATGGCCCCTGACCTTTCTCTAGGCTCAACAGTGCCAACACTCAGCCTGTCATTGTATGAGAGATGATGTAGTCCCCTAACCATCTTTTGGCCCTTCATTGGATTCTATCCAGTATGTCCATGTCTCTTGTGTACTGAGGAGCTCAGCAGTGAACATAGTACTCAAGGCATGTCTTCACCAGTGTTGAGTAGAGGAAAAGCTTTACCTGCTGGATGTGCTTTgcctaatgcagcccaggatacctTCAGTCTTCTTTGCAGcaagagcacattgctggctcatgctcaTCTCAGTGTCCTCTAGGATTTCCAGGTCCTTTTCCACAGAGGGCACCCAGCCTGTTCTGCTGCTCGGGGTTGTTACTCTCAAGGTGCAGGGGTTTGCACTTCATGTTGAACCTGATGCAGTTCCTTTCAGCCTGTTTCTCCAGTATGTTGAGGTCTCTCAGAATGGCAACGAAGCCTTGTGGTgcatcagccactcctcccagctttgtgtcatctgtAAGCTTACTAAGGGTATGCTTTGCCCCATCATCCAGATCACTGATGATGTTAAACAAGACTGGAGACAGTATTACCCCCCGGAGTACTCTCCTAGTAACTGTTTAGTTAGACTAAACCACTGATTGCTGCCTCGTAGTTCTGGCCTTTCAGCTAGTCCTTTACCCACTTTGATGTGTGTTAAACCAGCTTGTACTTCCTCAGCTTGTCTATGAGGATCTTACGAGGCACAGTATTACTGAAGGTAATGAATGAACTTAATGAAGTACAGGAAGGCAATATCTGCTGCTCCCTTCTCATCCCAGGTTTGCTAGTTTCATCATAGAAGCTTACTGGTCAAGCATGACTTTtccttggtgaatccatgcaGACTATTCCTGGTTATTTTCTTGCCCTCCATGTGCCTGGGAATGGTTTCAGGATGAGCTGTTCCATTAACTCCCAGGGATCAAGACGAGGCTGACCAGTCTGTAGCTGCCTGAgtcttcctttttgttgttcttgaaGATAGGACATTTGATCTTCTTCTGTCTTTAGGCTTTTCTCCCAGTTGCCATGATCAGTCAAGGATTATCAGTCACTTctaccagctccctcagcactcatgGGTGAATCCCATCAGGGATGGAATGGCCACGATTATGAATATCCAGTTTGCTGCTGTATTCCCTGACTTTATCCTGAGCAAAAATGAGTGTGAGATATTCCTTGTGTGAATATAGACACAAGCACAGGTATTTCAGGCTAAC
The sequence above is a segment of the Excalfactoria chinensis isolate bCotChi1 chromosome 1, bCotChi1.hap2, whole genome shotgun sequence genome. Coding sequences within it:
- the IL17RA gene encoding interleukin-17 receptor A isoform X1; this encodes MAGAGRLGLSSPLLFLLVLPVPPAAAALRLLIGAAPAFTCSQPDLNCLVGNSTCIERSWLQNQTWTPSAPSSLDVFSDVFRQTDGELLPVLRIEWKVATDASIRYLRGAELAVMQVSSNQQICAQFEFQNNLPLQVRPDGGRWNFTFNRFEVEPGQTYQVTVYHLPKLSVKGDYNCKSTSLTMPDCNDPLMKRTTPCIKTGSLWEPKIQAKSLDDTTLLVSFNPWKEPTRYQIHVTSFLNDRKCKMITHDVTEGELQPHANVTIKMEKNLRACCNYKVQIQPFFAICGTDCLRHSTFIPCSPAPSVGPSDDMMIWVYWCITGICVLLVGSVIAGVICMTKKRAGHGQGKCSQYDLQTAAPPTDLPLPPLKPRKVWIVYSADHLLYVDVVLKFAEFLMTVCGTAVALDLLEDHQISEFGPLPWLTRQKKEMEELSSKIIILCSRGTQAKWQAMLGSAPVCLKQDQQKPTGDLFTPALNLILPDFKKPACFGMYIVCYFNGISSEKDIPDLFNVTSRYQLMDKFEDIYFRIQDLEKFEPGRIHRIQEITAENYIDTPSGRKLKEAIQKFRNWQTEHPNWFEAESINLDNDEELQSLNRESQVDSLLSEPGGIVKQQLHLREPDPNCCYVVNLHICEGENRGCKLQPQLNLCGDTASQTLINPMDEAAPVQIVEPVSPMEDKNILGHHVLSNEDCMEGVPLLETSFPMRNNIILHDDYDVSAIDDQSPANLSGELRHHLNGLMYSLYQQSVIPSDPCFCQEEADKQHQLIFEEQCKDQRQSVQSDQGYISRCSPLPPDDPVEEEEEDQENQVVCHELSPEVLNSLKSLQQQLFFQDIQQSSESGYPAELMNMSPSSEDC
- the IL17RA gene encoding interleukin-17 receptor A isoform X2; translated protein: MAGAGRLGLSSPLLFLLVLPVPPAAAALRLLIGAAPAFTCSQPDLNCLVGNSTCIERSWLQNQTWTPSAPSSLDVFSDVFRQTDGELLPVLRIEWKVATDASIRYLRGAELAVMQVSSNQQICAQFEFQNNLPLQVRPDGGRWNFTFNRFEVEPGQTYQVTVYHLPKLSVKGDYNCKSTSLTMPDCNDPLMKRTTPCIKTGSLWEPKIQAKSLDDTTLLVSFNPWKEPTRYQIHVTSFLNDRKCKMITHDVTEGELQPHANVTIKMEKNLRACCNYKVQIQPFFAICGTDCLRHSTFIPCSPAPSVGPSDDMMIWVYWCITGICVLLVGSVIAGVICMTKKRAGHGQGKCSQYDLQTAPPTDLPLPPLKPRKVWIVYSADHLLYVDVVLKFAEFLMTVCGTAVALDLLEDHQISEFGPLPWLTRQKKEMEELSSKIIILCSRGTQAKWQAMLGSAPVCLKQDQQKPTGDLFTPALNLILPDFKKPACFGMYIVCYFNGISSEKDIPDLFNVTSRYQLMDKFEDIYFRIQDLEKFEPGRIHRIQEITAENYIDTPSGRKLKEAIQKFRNWQTEHPNWFEAESINLDNDEELQSLNRESQVDSLLSEPGGIVKQQLHLREPDPNCCYVVNLHICEGENRGCKLQPQLNLCGDTASQTLINPMDEAAPVQIVEPVSPMEDKNILGHHVLSNEDCMEGVPLLETSFPMRNNIILHDDYDVSAIDDQSPANLSGELRHHLNGLMYSLYQQSVIPSDPCFCQEEADKQHQLIFEEQCKDQRQSVQSDQGYISRCSPLPPDDPVEEEEEDQENQVVCHELSPEVLNSLKSLQQQLFFQDIQQSSESGYPAELMNMSPSSEDC